In Erigeron canadensis isolate Cc75 chromosome 7, C_canadensis_v1, whole genome shotgun sequence, one DNA window encodes the following:
- the LOC122608369 gene encoding flavonol sulfotransferase-like has translation MEDMFKTFPKHNCSWLKGKITWYKNQDFWFPHLFHLGGFSVHQNYKAEPSDVLLCSCPKTGTTWLKGLAFSIVTREKFDPSTSPLLTTLTHECVPFLELDLDKIEHNHKNSTFPLVATHLPYPSLPESVLDANCKIVYIYRNTKDVVVSHYHYLREALKVPVEDSPFVEAFEEFCEGISYYGPYWDHILGYWKASLERPDRVLFLKYEDLKTDPTTNVKKLAEFIGYPFSIEEENAGVVENIVKLCSFEHLSSLEVNKSAGKLRKIVENRLYYRKAKVGDWENYFTDEMKEKIDRLMDEKLSVTGLVLK, from the coding sequence ATGGAAGACATGTTTAAAACATTTCCAAAACACAACTGCAGCTGGCTGAAAGGCAAAATAACATGGTACAAGAATCAGGACTTTTGGTTCCCACATTTGTTCCATTTAGGAGGATTTTCGGTTCACCAAAACTACAAGGCCGAGCCTAGTGATGTATTACTATGCAGTTGCCCCAAAACCGGCACAACTTGGCTAAAGGGCTTGGCATTTTCCATTGTAACCCGAGAAAAGTTTGATCCATCAACTAGTCCTTTGCTCACAACCTTGACTCATGAATGTGTTCCTTTCTTAGAGTTAGATCTTGATAAGATTGAACACAACCACAAAAACTCAACATTTCCACTTGTAGCCACACACCTTCCTTACCCCTCATTGCCAGAGTCCGTCCTAGATGCAAACTGCAAGATAGTTTACATCTATCGGAACACAAAAGATGTTGTAGTTTCTCATTATCATTACCTAAGAGAAGCTTTAAAGGTACCTGTGGAAGATTCGCCATTTGTGGAGGCGTTTGAAGAGTTTTGTGAGGGTATTTCGTATTATGGGCCGTATTGGGATCATATATTGGGATATTGGAAAGCAAGCTTGGAAAGGCCAGATAGAGTTTTATTCTTGAAATATGAAGATTTGAAAACTGACCCTACAACTAATGTGAAAAAGTTAGCAGAGTTCATCGGGTATCCTTTTTCAATCGAAGAAGAGAATGCAGGTGTGGTCGAAAACATTGTAAAGTTGTGTAGTTTTGAGCATCTGAGCAGCTTAGAAGTTAACAAAAGCGCAGGAAAACTACGTAAGATAGTAGAAAATCGACTTTATTACAGGAAGGCTAAGGTTGGAGATTGGGAGAACTACTTCACGGAtgagatgaaagaaaagatagaCAGACTCATGGATGAGAAACTGAGTGTCACTGGTTTAGTTCTGAAATGA
- the LOC122607295 gene encoding 40S ribosomal protein S20-1-like: MAAAPYSAVKPGKMGLEETQEQVHKIRITLSSKNVTNLEKVCADLIRGSKDKKLRVKGPVRMPTKVLKITTRKSPCGEGTNTWDRFELRVHKRVIDLFSSPDVVKQITSITIEPGVEVEVTIADP; this comes from the exons ATGGCTGCTGCACCATACTCTGCCGTGAAGCCAGGAAAGATGGGACTTGAAGAGACCCAAGAACAGGTTCACAAGATAAGAATCACACTCTCTTCCAAGAATGTTACGAATCTTGAGAAAG TGTGTGCGGATTTGATCCGTGGATCCAAGGACAAGAAACTGAGAGTTAAGGGACCTGTAAGGATGCCAACTAAAGTTCTCAAGATCACTACCAGGAAATCCCCCTGTGGTGAAG GAACAAACACATGGGATAGGTTCGAGCTTCGTGTCCACAAGCGTGTTATTGACCTTTTCAGCTCACCAGATGTCGTGAAGCAAATCACCTCCATCACCATTGAACCAGGTGTTGAGGTTGAGGTTACAATTGCCGATCCTTAG
- the LOC122609203 gene encoding extensin-2-like has protein sequence MKITMLCVCLILLLLVKKDLYSVEASKIQIVHSQVIPRAPYVSDISHKDSRSSPEERHKVSPPSGFMSYTWQENSVPSLGAGHKVLPSSDFMSYTSQKRSEPSPGAGHEIPPPSFMSYMSQKRSGPSPGAGHGTPPPSYMSFISQKRSGPSPGAGHDSPPPSYMSYTSQKRSGSSPGAGHDTPPPSYLLYTSQKRSGPSPGAGHEIPPLSFMSYTSQKRSGPSPDAGHEIPPLAFLFDTPRKNSGPRPGEGHKVPPTPTQS, from the coding sequence ATGAAAATCACCATGTTATGTGTATGTCTTATTCTTCTACTTCTAGTAAAAAAGGATTTGTATTCTGTAGAGGCATCGAAAATACAAATTGTACATTCTCAAGTTATTCCAAGAGCTCCATATGTGTCTGACATTTCGCATAAGGATTCGCGATCAAGCCCCGAAGAGCGACATAAAGTCTCACCTCCATCAGGCTTTATGTCTTACACATGGCAAGAGAATTCAGTACCGAGCCTAGGTGCGGGTCACAAAGTCCTACCTTCATCTGACTTTATGTCATACACGTCGCAAAAAAGATCAGAACCAAGTCCAGGCGCTGGACACGAAATCCCACCTCCAAGCTTTATGTCATACATGTCACAAAAAAGATCGGGACCGAGCCCAGGCGCAGGACATGGAACTCCACCTCCAAGCTATATGTCATTCATATCACAAAAAAGATCAGGACCGAGTCCAGGCGCTGGACATGATTCCCCACCTCCAAGCTATATGTCATACACGTCACAAAAAAGATCAGGTTCGAGCCCAGGCGCTGGACATGATACCCCACCTCCAAGCTATTTGTTATATACGTCACAAAAAAGATCAGGACCGAGCCCAGGCGCTGGACATGAAATTCCACCTCTAAGCTTTATGTCATACACATCACAAAAAAGATCTGGACCGAGTCCAGACGCAGGACATGAAATCCCACCTCTGGCTTTTTTATTTGACACACCACGAAAAAATTCAGGACCTAGACCAGGCGAAGGTCACAAAGTCCCGCCTACACCTACCCAAAGCTAA